The proteins below are encoded in one region of Nitrospirota bacterium:
- a CDS encoding ATP-binding protein: protein MQDFEKLGVFYLGRPYDLAKKKTKPGWLLYDSKDLVTHAVCVGMTGSGKTGLCLGLLEEAAIDGIPAIVIDPKGDLANLLLTFPQLRGEDFAPWINEDDARKKGLSPGDFATQQAELWKQGLSEWGQSGERIQKLKDAAEFVVYTPGSNAGLPVSIMKSFAAPAQEILDDVELLRERVSTTTTSLLGLIGVEADPIKSREHILLSTILDQSWRKGQDLDLASLIQQIQTPPLSKVGVLDLDSFYPSKERFALAMQLNNLLAAPGFSAWLEGEALDVGQMLHSPSGKPRIAIFSIAHLSDAERMFFVTLLLSQTLGWVRGQSGTTSLRAILYMDEIFGYFPPVANPPSKAPLMTLLKQARAYGLGVVLATQNPVDLDYRGLANTGTWLIGRLQTERDKARVLEGLEGAAASSGKKFDKQQMEQLLAGLGSRVFLLNNVHEDAPEVFQSRWTLSYLRGPLTRTQIKALMDPVKRETLDVKGKVVSAQPEFSADMAHVSPFTSHVSRPLLPPDVPQQFVPIRGVQPSGSRLVYQPMLLGGAQVRFSDGKAGVDVAQDVTVLAPIAEGAVPVDWDHAAEAALALPDLEQAPAEGAQFASLPVAAGKAKSYEAWGKDFSGWLFRNEKVDLLRSPGTKEISRPGESERDFRVRLQQSGREQRDAQLESLRQKYMPKMTSLQDRIRRAQQMVERQQIESRTSQLQAAISVGATILGAVMGRKTISASTIGKATTAIRGAGRAIKESQDVGQAEENREALQQQLSDLEAQFKTETDALIASIDPLTEKLEIVSLKPTKSNIAVKLVALAWVPQWQDAGGGLTSAWE, encoded by the coding sequence GTGCAAGACTTTGAGAAACTCGGAGTGTTCTACCTCGGACGTCCGTATGACCTGGCTAAGAAAAAAACGAAGCCAGGCTGGTTGCTCTACGACTCGAAAGATCTGGTCACCCATGCGGTTTGTGTCGGGATGACCGGCAGCGGCAAGACCGGCCTCTGTCTCGGGCTCCTCGAAGAAGCAGCGATCGACGGCATTCCCGCTATCGTAATCGATCCCAAAGGGGATCTGGCCAATTTGCTGCTGACGTTTCCGCAGCTCCGCGGCGAAGATTTCGCGCCCTGGATCAATGAAGACGATGCGCGCAAGAAAGGGCTCTCCCCTGGCGACTTTGCGACCCAACAGGCGGAGCTGTGGAAACAAGGCTTGAGCGAGTGGGGCCAAAGCGGCGAGCGGATCCAGAAGCTCAAAGATGCGGCCGAGTTCGTCGTCTACACGCCGGGGAGCAATGCGGGGCTTCCGGTTTCCATCATGAAGTCGTTTGCCGCGCCTGCTCAGGAAATTCTGGACGATGTCGAACTGCTGCGCGAGCGGGTGAGCACCACGACGACCAGTTTGCTCGGATTGATCGGAGTCGAAGCGGACCCGATCAAGAGCCGCGAACATATCCTGCTCTCGACGATCCTGGACCAGTCTTGGCGGAAGGGGCAAGATCTCGATCTGGCTTCGCTCATCCAGCAGATTCAAACCCCGCCTCTGTCGAAAGTCGGCGTGCTCGATCTCGATTCGTTCTATCCCTCGAAAGAGCGATTTGCCTTGGCGATGCAGCTCAATAATCTGCTTGCTGCGCCAGGTTTTTCCGCCTGGCTCGAAGGGGAAGCGCTGGATGTCGGCCAGATGCTGCATAGCCCGTCTGGCAAACCGAGGATCGCCATTTTCTCTATTGCGCATTTAAGCGACGCGGAGCGGATGTTCTTTGTGACCCTCCTCTTGAGCCAGACCCTTGGTTGGGTCAGGGGGCAATCCGGGACGACCAGTCTGCGCGCCATCCTCTACATGGATGAGATCTTCGGCTACTTCCCTCCTGTGGCGAATCCTCCGTCGAAAGCGCCGTTGATGACTCTCCTCAAGCAGGCGCGGGCCTATGGGCTTGGAGTTGTGCTGGCCACGCAGAACCCGGTCGATCTGGATTATAGGGGGTTGGCCAACACCGGCACCTGGCTCATCGGACGACTTCAGACAGAGCGAGATAAGGCGCGGGTGCTTGAAGGACTTGAAGGCGCTGCCGCCAGCTCCGGCAAGAAATTCGACAAGCAACAGATGGAACAGCTTCTTGCAGGATTGGGGAGCAGAGTCTTTCTCTTGAACAATGTGCATGAAGATGCGCCGGAGGTTTTTCAGTCACGCTGGACTCTGTCCTATCTACGTGGGCCCTTGACGAGGACGCAGATCAAGGCACTCATGGATCCCGTGAAACGTGAAACGTTAGACGTGAAAGGTAAGGTAGTGAGCGCGCAGCCGGAATTTTCAGCTGACATGGCCCACGTTTCACCTTTCACGTCTCACGTCTCACGCCCTCTGCTCCCTCCCGATGTGCCGCAACAATTCGTTCCTATTCGCGGCGTGCAGCCGAGCGGCAGTCGATTGGTCTATCAGCCGATGTTGCTGGGAGGGGCGCAAGTCCGGTTCTCCGATGGTAAGGCCGGGGTGGATGTGGCGCAGGATGTCACGGTGCTCGCGCCGATCGCAGAGGGGGCTGTGCCGGTGGATTGGGACCATGCGGCAGAGGCAGCGTTGGCTCTGCCGGATCTGGAGCAAGCGCCGGCGGAGGGCGCGCAGTTTGCGAGTCTTCCCGTCGCTGCAGGGAAGGCCAAGAGCTATGAGGCCTGGGGGAAAGATTTCTCCGGTTGGCTTTTTCGGAACGAGAAAGTCGATCTCTTGAGAAGTCCCGGGACGAAAGAGATCTCCAGGCCTGGCGAGTCGGAGCGGGATTTCCGTGTCAGGCTCCAGCAGTCAGGGCGGGAGCAACGAGACGCGCAATTAGAAAGTTTGAGGCAGAAGTACATGCCGAAGATGACTTCGCTCCAAGACCGTATCCGCCGGGCTCAGCAGATGGTCGAACGGCAGCAGATTGAGTCTCGCACCAGCCAGCTTCAGGCAGCGATTTCGGTTGGCGCGACGATTTTGGGCGCCGTCATGGGACGGAAGACGATTAGCGCGAGCACTATTGGCAAGGCGACGACGGCGATTCGCGGAGCAGGGCGGGCGATCAAGGAGTCGCAGGATGTGGGGCAAGCTGAGGAGAATAGAGAAGCGCTGCAGCAGCAGCTTTCCGACCTCGAAGCGCAATTTAAGACCGAGACAGACGCATTGATCGCATCCATCGATCCACTCACCGAAAAACTAGAGATCGTCTCCCTCAAGCCCACCAAGAGCAATATCGCCGTGAAGCTCGTCGCGCTGGCCTGGGTGCCTCAGTGGCAGGATGCCGGGGGCGGGTTGACCTCTGCTTGGGAGTAA
- a CDS encoding DMT family protein, producing MHTILLLTISNIFMTFAWYGHLKYKDSPLWIVILASWGIAFFEYCFQVPANRIGHYEFNAAQLKTIQEVITLVVFCVFSVWYLKEPLKWNYLAGFALMAGGVFVIFKEW from the coding sequence ATGCACACCATTCTTCTGTTGACCATCTCCAACATCTTCATGACCTTCGCCTGGTATGGGCATCTGAAATATAAAGATTCGCCTTTGTGGATCGTGATTCTGGCGAGCTGGGGAATTGCCTTCTTCGAATATTGTTTCCAAGTGCCGGCCAACCGCATCGGGCATTACGAATTCAATGCCGCTCAGTTGAAGACCATTCAAGAGGTCATTACCCTCGTCGTCTTCTGCGTCTTCTCGGTGTGGTATTTGAAGGAGCCGCTGAAGTGGAACTATTTGGCTGGGTTTGCCTTAATGGCCGGTGGCGTCTTCGTGATCTTCAAAGAATGGTGA
- a CDS encoding four helix bundle protein, which produces MSSIKSFEDLDVWKVGRQIRGELYALTSGFPKQEQYCLGQQVRTAAISLTANIAEGYGRFHYKENIQFCRIARGSAYELLDHLIACRDLGYVADKQCDGLRNQLQRFVQLLNGYIRSIGQVGNKGVSDSSTNDE; this is translated from the coding sequence ATGAGCTCCATCAAATCCTTTGAGGATTTGGATGTTTGGAAGGTGGGCAGGCAGATCAGGGGAGAGCTGTATGCTTTGACGTCCGGTTTCCCCAAACAAGAGCAGTATTGCTTGGGTCAGCAAGTCAGAACAGCCGCGATCTCGCTTACGGCAAATATCGCTGAAGGCTACGGGCGGTTTCATTACAAAGAGAATATCCAATTCTGCCGCATTGCCCGTGGATCGGCCTATGAACTTCTGGACCACTTAATCGCGTGCAGAGATCTGGGGTATGTTGCCGATAAGCAATGCGACGGTCTTCGAAACCAACTGCAGCGTTTTGTGCAGCTTCTCAATGGCTATATTCGAAGTATCGGCCAAGTGGGCAACAAGGGCGTATCGGATTCTTCTACGAATGACGAATGA
- the uvrA gene encoding excinuclease ABC subunit UvrA yields the protein MHNSIIIKGAREHNLKNIDVTIPRDQLVVITGLSGSGKSSLAFDTIYAEGQRRYVESLSAYARQFLEQMGKPDVDSIEGLSPAISIEQKSTSHNPRSTVGTVTEIYDYLRLLFARVGRPSCFQCGEEITAQTVQQMVDAIGLLPEGSKFQLLAPIVRGRKGEYRKELLDMRKAGYVRARVDGQLIDLDEDITLDKQKKHTIEIVVDRLVMKPGEALTRRLADSVETCLKLAGGLVGVLMENGKVSLYSEKLACIGCGVSYPEITPRVFSFNSPHGACPACDGIGYAMAPGCPEDEDLTLLELCGVCKGARLRPESLSVKVNKQSIAEVTHLSVRAAADFFGSLKFSERELVIAHRILKEIRERLGFLVNVGLDYLTLDRTAATLSGGEGQRIRLATQIGSGLVGVLYILDEPSIGLHQRDNRRLLQTLLRLRDLGNTVVVVEHDAETMMAADHLLDMGPGAGTEGGRVIAQGTPKEVMKNPDSLTGRYLRGTQMVSLPRRQRKAKGLLSIVGAKKHNLKEMTAKIPLGLLTCVTGVSGSGKSTLVLEVLFHSLSQLLYHKKPKIDGCKELLGVEALDKVIDIDQSPIGRTPRSNPATYTGLFGFIRDLYSNLPESRVRGYKPGRYSFNVKGGRCEACQGDGLIKIEMHFLPDVYVTCEVCKGQRYNRETMEIHHKGKSIADVLNMTVAEALQFFEHIPFIKRKLDTLNDVGLHYVKLGQSATTLSGGEAQRVKLSRELSKRPTGRTMYILDEPTTGLHFADVQRLLDVLDRLVEAGNTVLVIEHNIDVIKNADWVIDLGPEGGDRGGEIVAEGPPKEIAKSKRSYTGQVLKEAGL from the coding sequence ATGCATAACTCAATCATCATCAAAGGCGCGCGCGAGCACAACCTCAAGAATATCGACGTGACGATCCCGCGCGACCAGCTCGTCGTGATCACGGGACTGAGCGGGTCCGGCAAGTCGTCGCTGGCCTTCGACACGATCTATGCCGAGGGGCAACGGCGGTACGTTGAGTCGCTCTCGGCCTATGCCCGCCAGTTCCTCGAACAGATGGGCAAGCCGGACGTCGATTCGATCGAAGGGCTTTCGCCCGCCATTTCCATCGAGCAAAAGAGCACCAGCCACAATCCCCGTTCCACGGTCGGCACCGTGACGGAAATTTACGACTATCTTCGGCTCCTCTTTGCCAGGGTCGGTCGCCCCTCCTGCTTTCAATGCGGCGAGGAAATCACGGCGCAGACGGTGCAGCAGATGGTCGATGCCATTGGCCTGCTCCCAGAGGGGAGCAAGTTTCAGCTCTTGGCCCCGATCGTCCGAGGCAGGAAAGGCGAGTATCGCAAGGAGCTTCTCGACATGCGCAAGGCCGGCTACGTCCGGGCCAGGGTCGATGGGCAGTTGATCGATTTGGATGAAGACATCACGCTCGACAAGCAGAAGAAACATACGATTGAAATCGTGGTGGACCGGCTGGTGATGAAGCCAGGCGAGGCTCTGACAAGACGGTTGGCCGATTCGGTGGAGACCTGTCTGAAGCTGGCTGGCGGCCTGGTCGGCGTGTTGATGGAAAATGGGAAGGTCTCCCTCTATAGCGAGAAACTTGCCTGCATCGGCTGCGGCGTCAGTTATCCGGAAATCACCCCCCGCGTTTTTTCGTTCAATAGCCCCCATGGAGCCTGTCCTGCTTGCGACGGCATCGGTTATGCCATGGCGCCTGGCTGTCCGGAGGATGAAGACCTCACGTTGCTGGAGCTCTGCGGAGTCTGTAAGGGCGCGAGGCTGCGGCCTGAAAGTCTGTCCGTCAAGGTGAACAAACAGTCGATTGCCGAGGTCACGCATCTTTCCGTGCGGGCGGCAGCCGATTTCTTCGGATCGTTGAAATTCAGCGAGCGTGAACTGGTGATTGCCCATCGTATCTTGAAAGAGATTCGCGAGAGGCTTGGATTTCTGGTTAATGTCGGTCTGGATTATCTGACGTTAGATCGGACTGCCGCGACATTATCCGGGGGGGAAGGCCAGCGGATCAGGCTTGCCACGCAAATCGGGTCAGGCCTCGTTGGCGTCCTCTACATCCTCGACGAGCCTTCGATCGGCCTTCATCAGAGAGACAACCGGCGCCTGCTCCAGACCTTGCTGCGTCTGCGCGATCTGGGCAATACGGTGGTAGTGGTCGAGCATGATGCGGAAACCATGATGGCGGCGGACCATCTGCTGGATATGGGGCCTGGCGCCGGGACAGAGGGCGGGCGGGTCATCGCCCAGGGCACGCCCAAAGAAGTCATGAAGAATCCCGATTCGCTGACTGGCCGCTATCTTCGCGGTACGCAAATGGTCAGTCTGCCTCGCCGACAACGGAAGGCCAAGGGGCTGTTGTCCATCGTGGGGGCCAAGAAACATAATCTCAAGGAGATGACTGCCAAGATTCCGCTCGGCCTCCTCACCTGTGTGACCGGCGTGTCCGGGTCCGGCAAGAGTACTCTGGTGCTGGAAGTCCTGTTCCATTCCCTCTCCCAGTTGCTCTACCACAAGAAACCGAAGATCGATGGCTGCAAGGAACTGCTGGGAGTCGAGGCGTTGGATAAAGTCATCGATATCGATCAGTCGCCGATCGGCCGGACTCCTCGTTCGAATCCTGCGACCTATACAGGCCTGTTCGGGTTCATCCGCGACCTCTATTCCAATTTGCCTGAGTCCCGTGTCCGTGGTTACAAGCCTGGCCGCTATAGTTTCAATGTGAAGGGCGGCCGCTGCGAGGCCTGCCAGGGCGATGGGCTAATCAAGATTGAGATGCATTTTCTGCCGGATGTCTATGTGACTTGCGAGGTCTGCAAGGGGCAGCGGTACAACCGCGAGACGATGGAGATTCACCATAAGGGGAAGAGCATCGCCGACGTGTTGAACATGACGGTGGCTGAGGCCCTGCAGTTTTTCGAACATATCCCCTTCATCAAGCGGAAGCTCGACACGCTGAACGACGTTGGGTTGCACTATGTGAAGCTTGGCCAGTCCGCCACGACCCTGTCCGGGGGCGAGGCGCAACGGGTCAAGCTTTCACGTGAGCTGTCGAAACGTCCGACCGGACGCACGATGTATATTTTGGATGAACCGACGACCGGACTGCATTTCGCCGATGTGCAGCGGCTGCTGGATGTGCTGGATCGCCTGGTCGAGGCGGGGAATACCGTGCTGGTGATTGAACACAATATCGATGTGATCAAGAATGCCGATTGGGTCATCGACCTCGGCCCCGAGGGCGGCGATCGAGGCGGGGAGATCGTGGCGGAAGGACCGCCGAAAGAGATTGCGAAATCGAAGCGATCCTATACGGGGCAGGTGCTGAAGGAGGCGGGGCTGTAG
- a CDS encoding class I SAM-dependent methyltransferase: protein MVQTSTPPVQKGTDTPAAPLAVSTWSGQAREQAVQRMFTAIAGVYDLNNTLLSFGLHHRWKKITASYVPVTTGGRALDVGAGTADLALLIEPRMGVNGRVIASDLNHAMLVEGLKKVTNRGLGQRITCLEANAEHLGFPDGTFHAVTTGFCMRNVGNLKQAVTEIHRILQPGGRFVCLEFSRPVFGWLRALYDWYSFRLLPWIGTKVAHDTTGVYEYLPASIRNFPDQERLKQTLLDAGFRQVTYRNLTGGIVAIHVATK from the coding sequence ATGGTCCAGACCTCTACACCACCAGTTCAGAAGGGGACGGACACCCCGGCTGCCCCGCTCGCCGTCTCGACCTGGTCTGGCCAGGCCCGCGAACAGGCGGTTCAGCGGATGTTCACCGCGATCGCCGGCGTCTATGACCTCAACAACACGCTCTTGAGTTTCGGGCTCCACCATCGCTGGAAGAAAATCACCGCCTCCTATGTGCCGGTCACGACGGGTGGCAGGGCCCTCGACGTGGGAGCTGGCACAGCAGACCTGGCCCTCTTGATCGAACCCCGCATGGGGGTCAATGGGCGGGTCATTGCCTCAGACTTGAACCATGCCATGCTGGTCGAAGGACTGAAGAAAGTCACGAACCGGGGCCTGGGGCAACGAATCACCTGTCTCGAGGCCAATGCCGAACATCTGGGATTTCCCGATGGGACCTTCCATGCCGTGACGACGGGGTTTTGCATGAGGAACGTCGGCAATCTCAAGCAGGCGGTCACGGAAATTCACCGGATCTTACAGCCGGGCGGGCGGTTTGTCTGTCTGGAGTTTTCCCGGCCGGTCTTCGGATGGCTGCGGGCCCTGTACGATTGGTATTCGTTCCGGCTGCTTCCCTGGATCGGCACCAAGGTGGCGCATGACACGACCGGCGTCTACGAATATCTCCCTGCTTCCATCAGGAACTTCCCGGACCAGGAACGGTTGAAACAGACACTCCTCGATGCAGGCTTCCGCCAAGTTACCTATCGCAACCTGACCGGTGGGATCGTGGCGATCCATGTGGCAACCAAATGA
- a CDS encoding four helix bundle protein — translation MVKKVERFEDLIAWQRARLLTQTVYTMTRERTFAKDIGLSSQAQRAAVSIMANIAEGFERNRPGEFHQFLSVAKGSCAEVRSHLYAAHDAGYLAQDRFTELLIQAEEVGRIIGGLRISVAGQKKQLRDSSGAPSSTQHSAQSTQH, via the coding sequence ATGGTGAAGAAAGTTGAGCGCTTTGAAGACCTTATCGCGTGGCAGAGAGCAAGGCTGTTGACACAAACCGTCTATACTATGACCAGAGAACGCACGTTCGCAAAAGACATCGGCTTATCCAGCCAAGCTCAACGTGCTGCGGTATCCATCATGGCCAATATTGCAGAGGGTTTTGAACGAAATCGTCCTGGAGAATTCCATCAGTTCTTGTCCGTTGCGAAAGGCTCTTGTGCCGAGGTTCGATCTCACCTCTACGCCGCACATGATGCGGGATACCTCGCACAAGATCGCTTCACAGAGCTACTCATTCAGGCTGAGGAAGTGGGACGGATTATCGGAGGGCTAAGAATTTCCGTCGCGGGCCAAAAGAAGCAACTCCGCGACAGCAGTGGCGCTCCTTCATCAACTCAGCACTCAGCACAAAGCACTCAGCACTAA
- a CDS encoding radical SAM protein — protein MESILYIFLPCKKVYPIGVTYLADFIHRRKPEVRQRILDLSLFPENQRSAAVRDAATEFKPDLVCFSWRDIQIFSPHEGDSSLEHAFNFYFASNPLKRITASFAGLQQLYRYYSHIRAALSYPWLIAKEFPRAQIMIGGGAFTAFADQLIQKLPEGTIGILGEGEDAILKVVEGQSLEHERYILREGKTVRKGQQGAPALLDTLTVDLPYLTSIFPQYTEYLGESIGVQSKRGCPYDCAFCLYPYIEGKRVRYRPPSLVVQDISQHYHQWGARRFWFTDAQFITGKEAYPQCTEILERILAEKLEIEWSGYIRTSLITPELAKLMVRSGVGDLEVAITSGSQEVLNDLHMGFKLEKLYDGCRYLAEAGFKGKVILNYSLNSPKETEESLLQSVESYKKVAAILGEERVFPLMFFLGIQPNTDLEQRLLEEGYLSAGYNPLMLTPTSIRKLLYNPAPLNSFIAKACLRAWERKEGSRDPRKWTGSLSQTPKESGPYADKSLIRGIEGNSGRDALLSLEEILRSRQSLRSAKDSGDKSAVTRGV, from the coding sequence ATGGAATCAATTCTTTACATCTTCCTCCCTTGTAAGAAGGTCTACCCCATTGGGGTGACCTATCTGGCTGATTTCATCCATCGGCGCAAGCCGGAGGTGCGGCAGCGCATCTTGGATCTCTCCCTTTTTCCCGAAAACCAGCGAAGCGCCGCGGTCCGTGATGCGGCCACCGAATTCAAGCCGGACCTCGTCTGCTTTTCCTGGCGCGATATTCAGATCTTCTCCCCGCACGAGGGAGATTCCTCGCTGGAACACGCGTTTAACTTTTACTTTGCGAGCAACCCCCTCAAGCGGATCACCGCCTCCTTTGCGGGGCTGCAACAGCTTTACCGCTACTACAGCCATATCCGTGCGGCGCTCTCCTACCCCTGGTTGATCGCAAAGGAGTTCCCGCGGGCGCAGATCATGATCGGCGGCGGAGCCTTTACCGCCTTTGCCGATCAGCTCATCCAGAAACTTCCGGAAGGCACCATCGGAATTCTTGGCGAGGGCGAAGACGCGATTCTCAAGGTAGTCGAAGGCCAGTCGCTGGAGCACGAACGGTACATCCTTCGGGAAGGAAAGACCGTTCGAAAGGGCCAGCAGGGAGCGCCGGCCCTCCTCGATACGCTCACGGTTGACTTGCCCTATCTGACCTCGATCTTCCCCCAATATACGGAATATCTGGGAGAATCCATCGGTGTCCAATCGAAACGGGGCTGCCCCTACGACTGCGCCTTCTGCCTCTATCCCTACATTGAAGGGAAGCGGGTCCGCTATCGGCCCCCCTCCCTGGTCGTCCAGGATATTTCGCAGCACTACCATCAATGGGGTGCCAGGCGTTTCTGGTTCACCGATGCCCAGTTCATTACAGGGAAAGAAGCCTATCCCCAATGTACGGAGATCCTGGAGCGGATTCTCGCAGAGAAGCTGGAAATCGAGTGGTCCGGCTACATCAGGACATCGCTGATCACCCCGGAGCTGGCCAAGCTCATGGTCCGGTCCGGTGTCGGCGACCTCGAAGTCGCTATTACGTCCGGCTCCCAAGAGGTGCTGAATGATCTGCACATGGGGTTCAAGCTGGAGAAGCTCTACGACGGCTGTCGCTACCTGGCAGAAGCGGGATTCAAGGGGAAGGTCATCCTCAATTATTCGCTGAACAGCCCCAAAGAGACCGAGGAGTCGCTGCTCCAAAGCGTGGAGTCCTACAAAAAAGTCGCCGCGATCCTGGGTGAAGAGCGAGTGTTCCCCCTCATGTTCTTTTTAGGCATTCAGCCGAACACGGATCTGGAACAACGGCTGCTGGAAGAGGGCTACCTCTCGGCCGGCTATAACCCCCTGATGCTGACCCCGACGAGTATCAGGAAGCTCCTCTATAACCCGGCACCGCTCAACTCCTTCATCGCCAAGGCCTGCCTCAGGGCCTGGGAGCGCAAAGAAGGCAGCAGAGACCCCCGGAAATGGACCGGCTCTCTCTCTCAAACTCCAAAAGAATCAGGCCCTTATGCCGATAAGAGTTTGATCAGGGGTATCGAAGGAAATTCCGGCCGCGATGCCCTCTTGTCCCTGGAAGAGATCCTGCGCTCCCGGCAATCGCTGCGTTCCGCAAAGGATTCTGGCGACAAATCCGCTGTCACACGGGGGGTCTAA
- a CDS encoding universal stress protein, with product MYKTIYVPVDNSDHSNTAVDIGVHFAKAFGSKIVGSHVYAAKMHDKRFKQMEAGLPEEYHDEKELDRQRQIHDSLITRGLQIITDSYLDYVDKKCAENNLPIERRSLEGRNWKVLAEDINSNAYDLVIMGALGVGAVKDSVIGSNTERVLRRVRNSDMLIVKQTQPMTSGKIVVAVDGSPYSFGGLMTGLALGKAFNMPVEAISAFDPYFHYAAFHSISGVLNEEAGKVFRFKEQEKLHEEIIDSGLAKIYQSHLDICREIAQAEQTDVKTTLLDGKAFEKIIQYVRKDIPALLIVGRIGVHSDEDMDIGSNTENLLRAAPCNILVSNRKYVPPIDTLAEYTIAWTEEALRRMEKIPIFARGVAKTAIHRYAIEKGHTIISNTVVDTAIGHILPKGAMDAMRALGGSLEAAGIDRDKMQADESVAKDLMGSTLSGMMTEIVEEKPKVSEATQGYLDRMNQNYFVCDGCGYIGKGETPVKCPVCAAGGDRFKLVDKTIFESAANAEGALETDLSYDDVPMQWTKDAKEGIRAVPAGFQRRRAKAKIEKTARKLGMTTITLEYAAPIIQEAASEDYTPIFANKGTGASTEAQATVAAVTNGANGAAASHENGHENGNGQTAEAAPASPYTWSPDAQARLERAPEGFMRECTRALIEKHAEKIGVTTITAEVANEGIEQAKDYMADAMKTGNLKDMIANLTGAPKSGAGR from the coding sequence ATGTATAAGACGATCTACGTGCCGGTTGATAACTCCGACCATTCCAACACCGCCGTCGACATTGGAGTGCACTTCGCCAAAGCCTTCGGCTCCAAGATCGTGGGCAGCCACGTCTATGCGGCCAAAATGCATGACAAACGCTTCAAACAGATGGAAGCGGGCTTGCCCGAAGAGTATCACGATGAAAAAGAGCTCGACCGGCAGCGCCAAATCCACGACTCGCTGATTACCCGCGGTCTCCAGATCATCACCGACTCCTACCTCGACTACGTCGATAAGAAATGCGCGGAAAACAACCTGCCGATCGAGCGGCGCTCGCTCGAAGGCCGGAACTGGAAGGTCCTGGCAGAAGACATCAATTCCAATGCCTACGATCTGGTGATCATGGGCGCCTTGGGCGTGGGCGCGGTGAAGGACAGCGTGATCGGCAGCAACACCGAGCGCGTGCTCCGTCGCGTGCGCAATTCAGACATGCTGATCGTCAAGCAGACCCAGCCCATGACCAGCGGCAAAATCGTAGTCGCGGTGGACGGCAGCCCCTATTCATTCGGTGGACTCATGACCGGCCTGGCATTAGGCAAGGCCTTCAACATGCCGGTCGAAGCCATCTCCGCCTTCGATCCCTATTTCCACTATGCCGCCTTCCATAGCATCTCGGGCGTCCTCAACGAGGAAGCCGGCAAAGTGTTCCGGTTCAAGGAACAGGAAAAGCTCCACGAAGAAATCATCGACAGCGGCCTTGCGAAGATCTACCAGTCGCACCTCGATATCTGCCGCGAAATCGCGCAGGCCGAGCAGACCGACGTCAAGACCACCCTCCTGGACGGCAAGGCCTTCGAAAAGATCATTCAATATGTCCGCAAGGACATCCCGGCCTTGCTCATCGTCGGACGGATCGGCGTACATAGCGACGAGGATATGGACATCGGCAGCAACACGGAAAACCTCTTGCGCGCCGCGCCCTGCAATATCCTGGTCTCGAACAGAAAGTACGTGCCTCCGATCGATACCTTGGCGGAATACACCATCGCCTGGACGGAAGAAGCTCTCCGCCGGATGGAAAAGATTCCGATCTTCGCCAGAGGCGTGGCCAAAACGGCCATCCATCGTTATGCCATCGAAAAGGGCCACACCATCATCAGCAATACGGTCGTCGATACGGCCATCGGCCACATCCTGCCCAAGGGCGCGATGGACGCCATGCGCGCATTGGGTGGCAGCCTCGAAGCGGCCGGCATCGACCGCGACAAGATGCAGGCGGACGAGTCCGTGGCCAAGGATCTGATGGGCTCGACGCTGAGCGGCATGATGACCGAGATCGTGGAAGAAAAGCCGAAAGTCAGTGAAGCGACCCAAGGCTATCTGGACCGGATGAACCAGAACTACTTTGTCTGCGATGGTTGCGGCTACATCGGCAAGGGCGAAACGCCCGTAAAGTGCCCCGTCTGCGCCGCAGGCGGCGACCGTTTCAAACTCGTCGACAAGACCATCTTCGAATCGGCCGCGAACGCCGAAGGCGCCCTCGAAACGGACCTGTCCTACGATGACGTCCCCATGCAATGGACGAAGGACGCCAAAGAAGGAATCCGTGCGGTCCCTGCCGGCTTCCAACGCCGGCGCGCCAAAGCCAAAATCGAAAAGACCGCTCGCAAGCTCGGCATGACCACGATCACGCTGGAATATGCAGCTCCCATCATTCAGGAAGCAGCCTCTGAAGACTACACCCCCATTTTCGCGAACAAGGGAACCGGCGCCTCAACCGAAGCCCAAGCCACCGTGGCCGCTGTCACAAACGGCGCCAACGGCGCGGCTGCCTCCCACGAGAACGGTCACGAAAACGGGAATGGCCAGACAGCGGAAGCGGCTCCTGCCTCTCCCTATACCTGGTCGCCAGATGCGCAGGCCAGGCTGGAACGGGCTCCGGAAGGGTTCATGCGCGAATGTACCCGCGCCCTGATCGAAAAACATGCGGAGAAGATCGGCGTGACGACCATCACGGCCGAAGTGGCCAATGAGGGGATCGAGCAGGCCAAGGACTACATGGCGGACGCCATGAAGACCGGCAATCTGAAGGACATGATCGCCAACCTGACCGGCGCGCCGAAGTCAGGGGCCGGTCGCTAA